A stretch of Chitinophagales bacterium DNA encodes these proteins:
- a CDS encoding phosphatase PAP2 family protein has translation MHSYYKTAIAFCLGLQLTGFNVSFAQQIQVPIKNYRVSIPNLYHLDPVKDGLTTAAGITLIIAGNLIGNTKTHLTKADLNDPEAFKRIPSFDVRATHQDNKTFLAASNVLLYTAMALPFTSFIDLRVKGHAETIIAMYFETLSISTGLYSIAAGSITRRRPLTYNPDFSDTVRLGKKGKNVQNSFFSGHVTSAAAATFFGAKVFTDFRPFSKLVPLVWTAAASVPLFVAVARYKAGKHFPSDVITGYIVGSTVGLLVPTLHKVSNERIVLSPIIGDEKGVSLVYTF, from the coding sequence GTGCACTCATATTATAAGACTGCAATTGCTTTTTGTCTTGGCCTGCAATTGACGGGTTTTAATGTTTCATTTGCTCAGCAAATTCAGGTACCAATTAAAAATTACAGGGTATCTATTCCGAACCTGTATCACCTTGATCCGGTAAAAGATGGATTAACTACCGCTGCTGGCATAACGCTGATCATTGCAGGCAATCTTATAGGTAACACAAAAACACATCTTACAAAAGCAGATTTGAACGATCCAGAGGCATTTAAGAGAATACCTTCCTTTGATGTAAGAGCCACCCATCAGGATAATAAAACTTTTTTAGCTGCAAGCAATGTTTTATTGTACACTGCAATGGCGCTTCCTTTTACCTCGTTTATCGATCTGAGGGTTAAGGGCCATGCAGAAACCATTATCGCCATGTATTTTGAAACACTTTCCATAAGTACCGGTCTCTATTCTATTGCCGCGGGCTCTATCACCCGTCGCCGTCCGCTTACATACAACCCCGATTTTTCTGATACGGTCCGGTTAGGTAAAAAGGGCAAAAACGTTCAGAATTCTTTTTTCAGCGGTCACGTTACCAGTGCCGCAGCTGCCACTTTCTTTGGGGCGAAGGTGTTTACAGATTTCCGGCCATTTTCCAAGCTGGTTCCCTTGGTATGGACCGCCGCGGCAAGTGTTCCCCTTTTTGTTGCTGTGGCCCGCTACAAGGCAGGCAAGCATTTTCCCAGTGATGTAATTACAGGTTATATTGTAGGCAGCACTGTAGGTTTGCTTGTTCCAACACTTCATAAAGTAAGTAATGAGCGAATTGTTTTATCACCTATTATCGGAGATGAAAAGGGTGTAAGCCTGGTATACACATTCTGA
- the radC gene encoding DNA repair protein RadC, with amino-acid sequence MQESEPVPAKNYPEPTGIKSWAEEDRPREKLLLKGKHTLSESELIAILVRTGTKEKNAVEVAKALMHSVQNDLNELAKLSVKDILNIGIDGLGETKAITIVAALELGRRKQFAEVKEKEKIGSSRDAFEILYGNLADKNHEEFWILLLNRANKVMEKINISTGGLTGTVADVRLIFNHAIKSQAVSIVLCHNHPSGNLKPSSTDIELTKKVKQAGTVLEISILDHLIIGDNKYYSFADEGML; translated from the coding sequence ATGCAGGAATCCGAACCAGTGCCAGCGAAAAATTATCCGGAACCAACCGGCATTAAAAGCTGGGCAGAAGAAGACAGGCCCAGAGAAAAATTACTGTTAAAAGGGAAGCATACTCTGAGTGAATCTGAATTGATCGCCATTCTGGTACGAACCGGAACAAAAGAAAAAAATGCAGTCGAGGTGGCGAAGGCGCTGATGCATTCCGTTCAAAATGATTTAAACGAGCTTGCAAAACTTTCTGTAAAAGACATTTTAAATATTGGTATTGATGGTCTGGGTGAAACAAAAGCAATTACTATAGTAGCGGCTTTGGAGCTTGGACGAAGAAAGCAGTTTGCTGAAGTAAAGGAAAAGGAGAAAATAGGTTCAAGCCGCGATGCTTTCGAAATCTTATACGGTAATCTTGCCGATAAAAACCATGAGGAATTTTGGATATTGCTATTGAACCGTGCGAATAAAGTGATGGAAAAAATTAATATCAGCACGGGCGGACTTACAGGAACAGTTGCCGATGTTAGATTGATCTTTAACCATGCAATAAAATCGCAGGCCGTATCTATTGTTCTATGCCATAATCATCCCTCAGGAAATTTAAAGCCAAGCTCCACCGACATTGAGCTTACCAAAAAAGTAAAACAAGCAGGTACAGTGCTGGAGATTTCTATTCTCGACCACCTTATTATAGGTGATAATAAATACTACAGCTTTGCAGATGAAGGTATGTTATGA
- a CDS encoding S1/P1 Nuclease, translating to MLSFIVIPFLVGITTIVYSWGFWAHQRINHIAVFTLPPQMVSLYKANIEYITAHAVDPDKRRYINPAEAPHHYIDIDHYGKYPYPDLPRRWDEAVAKYGEDSLNAYGIVPWYIQLMLYRLTDAFREKDKNRILKLSAEIGHYIADSNVPLHCTENYDGQMTNQKGIHGFWESRVPELFGDNYDYFVGKATYITNTTDYAWQMILKSASEVDSVLSMERTLSNTFPADQKYSFTQRGELTMRGYSREYAAAYQKMLNNMEERKMRDAIIAVGSFWFTAWVNAGKPDLGNLKDLPPTPQEQQELEAMDKAWRDGKIYGRPEQ from the coding sequence CTGTTGTCTTTTATTGTTATCCCATTTCTTGTGGGGATAACCACCATCGTTTACAGCTGGGGTTTTTGGGCACATCAGCGTATTAATCATATTGCGGTGTTTACACTCCCACCCCAGATGGTTTCTCTTTACAAAGCAAATATTGAATACATCACCGCACATGCTGTAGATCCGGATAAAAGAAGATACATCAATCCTGCTGAAGCTCCCCATCATTATATTGACATCGATCATTACGGAAAATATCCCTATCCAGATTTGCCGAGAAGATGGGATGAAGCAGTTGCTAAATATGGGGAAGATTCTCTGAATGCCTATGGAATAGTGCCATGGTATATACAGCTGATGCTTTACCGGCTTACGGATGCCTTTCGGGAGAAAGATAAGAACAGGATTCTAAAATTGTCAGCCGAGATCGGACATTATATCGCCGATTCAAATGTTCCGCTTCACTGCACAGAAAATTATGATGGGCAGATGACTAATCAAAAGGGAATACATGGTTTCTGGGAATCACGGGTACCTGAATTATTCGGTGATAATTACGATTATTTTGTGGGCAAGGCCACCTATATTACCAATACTACAGACTATGCCTGGCAAATGATACTTAAAAGTGCATCAGAAGTTGACTCCGTGTTAAGCATGGAAAGAACCCTCAGCAATACTTTTCCTGCAGACCAAAAATATTCCTTTACGCAGCGCGGCGAGCTTACCATGCGTGGCTATTCACGGGAATACGCAGCAGCCTATCAGAAAATGCTCAACAATATGGAAGAGAGAAAAATGAGAGATGCCATTATTGCCGTGGGAAGTTTTTGGTTTACAGCGTGGGTAAATGCGGGGAAACCTGATCTGGGTAATTTAAAAGATCTCCCGCCCACTCCCCAGGAGCAACAGGAATTGGAAGCAATGGACAAGGCATGGCGTGATGGCAAAATCTATGGAAGACCTGAACAATAG
- a CDS encoding OsmC family protein, which yields MATVIAHIKNDHYKTAISAAKNSLIADEPISLGGKEEGFSPTELLLAGLGACTSITLRMYADRKSWKLTEVKVSLSLHTDKEKNITNIIRNVELTGDLSEEEKQKLLAIANKCPLHQVLTNPINIETSLV from the coding sequence ATGGCAACTGTGATTGCTCACATAAAAAATGATCACTATAAAACAGCAATCTCAGCTGCGAAAAACAGCTTAATTGCGGACGAGCCTATAAGCCTTGGTGGAAAGGAAGAAGGTTTTTCACCTACTGAATTATTGCTGGCAGGATTGGGCGCCTGCACTTCCATAACATTACGAATGTATGCAGACCGGAAATCATGGAAGCTCACGGAGGTGAAAGTGAGCTTATCTCTTCATACAGATAAAGAAAAAAACATAACCAATATAATACGGAACGTAGAGCTGACTGGAGACCTGTCAGAAGAGGAAAAGCAAAAACTCCTAGCCATAGCGAACAAGTGCCCCTTGCACCAGGTGCTTACGAACCCAATTAATATTGAGACTTCATTAGTTTAG
- a CDS encoding branched-chain amino acid aminotransferase, protein MNVTEDIAIRKTANSKIDEVDFDHLEFGRYTSDHMLVADFYNGEWHAPEILPFSKLELSPISLALHYGQTVFEGMKAFRMQDDQVNIFRPYKHLERFNKSLERMCMPNVSEEFFIQGLHSLINLDSQWVPYSEGSSLYIRPFIFASEERFGVKVSEEYKYIIITGPVGPYYAKPLKLKVECDFVRAAKGGTGYAKCGGNYGGAFYPTQLARQLGYDQVIWTDATEHKYIEESGTMNIMFVINNVLVTPQLSSSILDGVTRDSIITLAQDLGYVIEERPVSVEEVKTSLQNGTMQEAFGAGTAAVVAPIITINIEDADIDLPLWDEHSFMIKAKKKLSDIRHGLETDFHEWNYILK, encoded by the coding sequence ATGAATGTTACTGAAGATATCGCTATCCGGAAAACAGCAAACTCAAAAATTGATGAAGTAGATTTTGATCATCTGGAATTTGGCAGATACACCAGCGATCACATGCTCGTTGCAGATTTTTATAATGGAGAATGGCATGCGCCTGAAATACTTCCTTTTAGTAAGCTGGAGTTAAGCCCTATTTCTCTCGCTTTGCATTACGGTCAGACAGTATTTGAAGGCATGAAGGCCTTTCGGATGCAGGATGACCAGGTAAATATTTTTCGTCCCTACAAGCATCTTGAGAGGTTTAATAAATCACTCGAACGCATGTGCATGCCAAATGTGTCTGAGGAGTTTTTTATACAGGGACTTCATTCACTCATCAACCTGGACTCACAATGGGTTCCTTATTCTGAAGGATCATCGCTTTACATACGACCCTTCATTTTTGCTTCAGAAGAAAGGTTCGGAGTAAAAGTTTCGGAAGAATATAAATACATCATCATTACCGGACCGGTTGGCCCTTACTACGCAAAACCACTTAAATTAAAGGTAGAATGTGATTTTGTGCGGGCTGCAAAAGGCGGAACCGGCTATGCCAAATGCGGAGGTAATTACGGCGGCGCATTTTATCCTACGCAGTTAGCCCGCCAGCTTGGATATGACCAGGTAATCTGGACAGATGCAACAGAGCATAAATACATTGAGGAATCAGGAACCATGAACATCATGTTTGTTATCAATAATGTTTTGGTGACACCCCAGTTATCTTCCTCTATCCTGGATGGAGTAACAAGAGACAGCATCATTACACTTGCGCAGGATTTGGGTTATGTAATTGAAGAGCGTCCTGTAAGTGTGGAAGAAGTCAAAACTTCTTTGCAGAATGGAACTATGCAGGAAGCCTTTGGCGCGGGCACAGCAGCTGTAGTGGCGCCCATCATAACTATTAATATTGAAGACGCCGATATTGATTTGCCTCTTTGGGATGAACACAGCTTTATGATAAAAGCAAAAAAGAAATTATCCGATATCCGGCATGGTTTAGAAACGGATTTTCATGAATGGAATTACATTTTAAAGTAG
- a CDS encoding pirin family protein → MSNTVLYKANTRGHANHGWLDSYHTFSFAGYNDPGRMHFGALRVFNDDKVTGGMGFGEHSHNNMEIVSIPLKGALEHKDNTGRHKIIKTGDVQIMSAGTGIAHSEYNASKTDEVNFLQIWIMPKARNIPPRYDQKSFDLNDLQNNIVTVVEPAQNTSAVWINQDAWFSLGNFSAGFKTTYTVKKTGNGIFLFMLEGDFVIDEERLSRRDSFGVWDTEAVTLEASTDASVLVIDVPMLF, encoded by the coding sequence ATGTCAAACACAGTTCTTTATAAAGCAAACACGCGCGGCCATGCAAACCATGGCTGGCTTGATTCTTACCACACCTTCAGCTTTGCAGGTTATAATGATCCTGGACGAATGCACTTTGGGGCATTACGGGTTTTCAATGACGATAAGGTAACAGGCGGAATGGGTTTCGGAGAACACTCACATAATAATATGGAGATTGTTTCCATTCCTCTCAAAGGTGCTTTGGAACATAAAGACAACACCGGCCGGCATAAAATAATTAAAACAGGTGATGTGCAGATAATGAGCGCAGGAACCGGAATTGCACATTCTGAATATAATGCATCGAAAACGGATGAAGTAAACTTCCTCCAAATTTGGATAATGCCTAAAGCAAGAAATATTCCACCACGCTATGATCAGAAATCATTCGATCTGAATGATCTGCAAAATAATATAGTGACAGTAGTAGAGCCTGCACAAAATACAAGTGCTGTATGGATTAACCAGGACGCATGGTTTTCTCTTGGAAATTTCAGTGCTGGTTTTAAAACAACTTATACGGTTAAGAAGACGGGAAATGGAATTTTTTTATTTATGCTGGAAGGAGACTTTGTAATAGACGAGGAAAGGCTTAGTAGACGAGATTCATTTGGAGTATGGGATACTGAAGCAGTTACACTGGAAGCATCCACTGATGCAAGCGTACTTGTGATCGATGTGCCTATGTTATTCTGA
- a CDS encoding nucleotidyl transferase AbiEii/AbiGii toxin family protein, whose amino-acid sequence MLHKSSHIITPETFHLLQQLQELPELEGYHLVGGTSLAMQLGHRNSIDLDLFTENEFLGNVLAQDLSQHFSLQADLAIKNTLLSRINEVKVDFISHPHPLVREPIAEDGITFLSMEDIAAMKLNAIIQSGQRLKDFIDIYFLLEHFSVNDMLHFFSVKYDYINPLMALKALTYFDDLDETIDKPKLLKPLLTDQIKLRIKTAALHSKRVFG is encoded by the coding sequence ATGCTGCATAAGAGTTCTCACATTATTACTCCTGAAACTTTTCATCTGTTACAGCAGTTACAGGAACTTCCTGAATTAGAAGGATACCATCTTGTCGGCGGCACTTCATTGGCGATGCAACTTGGTCATAGAAATTCTATTGACCTTGATCTATTTACTGAAAATGAATTTCTTGGAAATGTTCTTGCTCAAGATCTTAGTCAGCATTTCTCTCTGCAGGCAGATTTGGCAATTAAGAATACGCTGCTGAGTCGCATTAATGAAGTAAAAGTGGATTTCATTTCACACCCACACCCTCTTGTACGTGAGCCCATTGCAGAAGACGGAATCACCTTTCTTTCCATGGAAGATATTGCCGCTATGAAGCTAAATGCAATCATTCAATCCGGTCAGCGTCTAAAAGATTTTATTGATATCTATTTTTTGCTTGAACATTTTTCAGTCAATGATATGCTTCATTTTTTTTCGGTGAAGTATGATTACATAAATCCATTGATGGCACTCAAAGCGCTTACGTACTTTGATGATCTTGATGAAACCATTGATAAGCCGAAGTTGCTCAAGCCCCTCTTAACCGATCAAATCAAGCTGCGTATTAAAACTGCTGCGCTGCATTCGAAAAGAGTGTTTGGGTAA
- a CDS encoding acyl-CoA dehydrogenase — protein MNFQLTEEHLMIQKAARDFTRNELMPGVIERDDQQKFPKEQMKKLAELGFLGMMVPVEYGGSGLDTLSYVLAMEEVSKVDASSSVCMSVNNSLVCWGLEAYGSEEQKQKYLIPLAKGMQDGNLYIGAFCLSEPEAGSDATSQRTTAIDKGDYYLMNGTKNWITNGNTASVYLVMAQTDVAKGSRGINAFIVEKNWGGVSVGAKENKLGIRGSDTHSIMFQDVKVPKENRIGEDGFGFKFAMKTLAGGRIGIASQALGIASGAFELALAYSKERKAFGKEISNHQAIQFKLADMATEIEAARLLVWKAAWEKDQHLDYALSGSIAKVFASEVAMKTTVEAVQIHGGYGYVKDYHVERLMRDAKITQIYEGTSEVQRIVISRSILK, from the coding sequence ATGAATTTTCAACTGACGGAAGAGCACCTGATGATTCAAAAAGCCGCCCGCGACTTCACCCGGAATGAATTAATGCCAGGTGTGATCGAGCGTGATGATCAGCAGAAGTTTCCGAAAGAGCAGATGAAAAAGCTTGCTGAATTAGGATTTCTCGGAATGATGGTTCCCGTTGAATACGGGGGCAGCGGTTTGGATACATTATCTTATGTTCTGGCAATGGAGGAAGTTTCTAAAGTAGACGCCTCTTCATCTGTTTGCATGTCCGTTAATAATTCCCTGGTATGCTGGGGCCTTGAGGCTTACGGTAGTGAAGAGCAAAAACAAAAATATCTTATTCCCCTTGCCAAAGGCATGCAGGATGGAAACCTGTATATAGGTGCATTTTGCTTATCAGAGCCCGAGGCAGGAAGCGATGCTACTTCTCAGCGAACGACAGCAATTGACAAGGGTGATTATTATCTGATGAACGGAACAAAAAATTGGATCACTAATGGCAACACCGCTTCTGTATACCTGGTGATGGCGCAGACAGATGTGGCCAAAGGAAGCCGTGGCATCAATGCTTTTATTGTAGAAAAAAACTGGGGAGGAGTATCAGTGGGGGCTAAAGAAAATAAGCTTGGCATTCGGGGAAGTGATACTCACAGTATCATGTTTCAGGATGTGAAGGTACCTAAAGAGAACAGGATTGGAGAGGATGGATTCGGTTTTAAGTTTGCGATGAAGACATTAGCAGGAGGAAGAATTGGTATTGCATCGCAGGCTTTAGGAATTGCTTCAGGCGCTTTTGAATTAGCGCTTGCCTATTCCAAAGAACGTAAAGCATTTGGTAAGGAGATTTCAAATCACCAGGCAATTCAGTTTAAGCTGGCTGATATGGCAACCGAGATAGAAGCAGCGCGTTTGCTGGTATGGAAAGCCGCCTGGGAAAAAGATCAGCATCTGGATTATGCTTTAAGCGGCTCTATAGCAAAGGTTTTTGCGTCTGAAGTTGCCATGAAAACTACGGTGGAAGCGGTGCAGATCCATGGAGGTTATGGATATGTGAAAGATTATCATGTGGAGCGATTAATGCGCGATGCCAAGATCACTCAAATATATGAGGGTACGAGCGAAGTGCAGCGCATTGTGATATCGCGGTCCATTCTAAAATAG
- a CDS encoding YceI family protein yields METNTKTQSIIIWNVDPSHSHITFKVRHMMISYVNGEIKEYDLKVETTGEDFSSAKISFSANPDSITTGSEQRDGHLLSDDFFNTEKFPAMTFKGNSLMHVGDDHWTLQGDITIRDVTQPISLQANYMGKMDDPWGNTRVGFEVNGKINRKEFGLKWDVVTEAGGIVVSDEVRIHCNLEFIREKTANS; encoded by the coding sequence ATGGAAACTAACACCAAAACTCAATCCATCATTATATGGAATGTTGATCCTTCACACTCTCACATCACATTCAAAGTACGTCATATGATGATCTCTTATGTAAATGGTGAGATTAAAGAATACGATCTGAAAGTTGAAACAACAGGTGAAGATTTTTCTTCAGCTAAGATTTCATTTTCAGCGAATCCTGATTCTATTACTACTGGCAGTGAACAACGGGATGGTCATTTGCTATCAGATGATTTCTTTAACACTGAAAAATTTCCAGCAATGACTTTCAAGGGTAACTCACTTATGCATGTTGGAGATGACCATTGGACTCTTCAGGGAGATATTACTATTCGTGATGTAACCCAGCCTATTTCTCTGCAAGCAAACTATATGGGAAAGATGGATGATCCCTGGGGCAACACCCGTGTTGGTTTTGAAGTGAATGGTAAAATAAATCGCAAAGAGTTTGGATTAAAGTGGGATGTAGTAACAGAGGCAGGCGGCATTGTAGTGAGTGATGAAGTCCGCATCCACTGTAACCTGGAATTTATAAGAGAGAAAACAGCGAACAGTTAA
- a CDS encoding GNAT family N-acetyltransferase gives METINIFEFEPHLQPHFERLNREWIEKYFVMEPVDVEVVTHPQQLIIDHGGTILFASLNEEVVGTVALKKVNDDEYELCKMAVNEKARGYHVGLKLGEAALKKARMMGARKVILYSQRTFNNSIAINLYYRLGFKEIALEKGGYDRCDIKMLYDFEIHDYCRDVSDRLRKLVTDYHEKFNQVPFNEWSLKTALTKWSKKQILGHLIDSASNNHQRFVRAQYTNKLISPRYMQEEWVTLQNYQHQNIEQLISLWFAYNMQLAWVIENMHYEMLKIPCIVGDENPVTLQFLVEDYISHLLHHSSQII, from the coding sequence ATGGAGACAATCAACATCTTCGAATTCGAACCCCACCTTCAGCCACATTTTGAAAGGCTGAATCGCGAGTGGATTGAAAAATATTTTGTGATGGAGCCGGTAGATGTGGAAGTGGTAACGCATCCGCAACAGCTGATCATCGATCACGGTGGTACTATTCTTTTTGCTTCATTAAATGAAGAAGTGGTAGGCACCGTGGCACTTAAAAAAGTAAATGATGATGAATATGAATTGTGCAAGATGGCGGTGAATGAGAAGGCAAGGGGCTATCACGTGGGGCTAAAATTAGGTGAGGCAGCACTGAAGAAAGCAAGAATGATGGGTGCACGAAAAGTGATTCTTTATTCACAAAGGACTTTTAACAATAGTATTGCTATCAATCTTTATTACCGCCTTGGATTTAAAGAGATTGCTCTTGAGAAAGGTGGCTACGACCGTTGCGATATTAAGATGCTTTATGATTTTGAGATTCATGATTATTGCAGGGATGTTTCGGATCGTCTTCGAAAACTCGTTACTGATTATCATGAAAAATTTAACCAGGTTCCTTTTAATGAGTGGAGCTTGAAAACAGCGCTTACCAAATGGAGTAAAAAACAAATTCTGGGTCACCTCATCGACAGTGCTTCCAATAATCACCAGCGATTTGTACGCGCACAATACACCAATAAACTTATTTCACCCAGGTATATGCAGGAAGAATGGGTAACACTTCAAAACTACCAGCATCAAAATATTGAGCAACTTATTAGCCTGTGGTTCGCTTACAACATGCAGCTTGCATGGGTAATCGAAAATATGCACTACGAAATGCTTAAAATCCCTTGCATAGTCGGGGATGAGAATCCCGTGACACTCCAGTTTTTAGTTGAAGATTATATTAGCCATTTACTGCATCATTCGTCACAAATAATATAA
- a CDS encoding EamA family transporter: protein MLTFVPDFFSAMNSSSNNKALLALGIVSFFWGTTYLASRIGAQEMPGLFLAALRQFISGTILLVYFLGIKRYSIPDRTTLKKIFTQGFFMLVLGNGLSTWSVQYISSGLAAIIAALIPLLVVLFSIVMLKNASFTRNIIIGLLIGLAGITAIFYEYLSDLLNPDYAFGLILNLVAISCWAFGTVYTSKNKLQIDVLYGVGWQMFLSGCIMLPASFLLGQTSDFTGVHLDGFLSLAYLIIIGSLLCYSAYVYSIKHLPPARATIYAYINPIIAVFLGWLVLDERLNLNVGFGTAITIVGVYLVNNEFRKQVNISSGKNVKENTRIPELIEEKGSFTTLPLEKGELKRD, encoded by the coding sequence ATGCTCACCTTTGTGCCGGATTTTTTCTCTGCCATGAATAGCTCTTCAAATAACAAAGCGCTCCTAGCCCTTGGAATTGTTAGTTTTTTCTGGGGAACTACCTACCTTGCATCGCGTATTGGTGCGCAGGAGATGCCTGGATTATTTCTTGCTGCGCTCCGTCAATTTATTTCAGGTACCATTTTACTTGTTTATTTCCTGGGTATAAAACGGTACTCCATTCCGGATCGAACCACACTGAAAAAGATTTTCACACAGGGATTTTTCATGCTTGTACTCGGCAATGGATTATCAACCTGGTCCGTGCAATATATCAGCAGTGGACTCGCAGCTATTATCGCTGCTTTAATTCCTCTGCTGGTAGTCTTGTTTAGTATCGTGATGCTGAAAAATGCCTCTTTTACACGAAACATAATTATCGGTTTATTAATTGGGCTGGCAGGTATCACTGCAATCTTTTATGAATACTTGAGTGACCTGCTTAATCCAGATTATGCATTTGGCCTTATTCTGAACCTTGTTGCTATTTCCTGCTGGGCATTTGGCACTGTATATACATCCAAAAATAAATTACAGATTGACGTGCTGTATGGCGTAGGCTGGCAAATGTTTCTTTCAGGATGTATTATGTTGCCTGCAAGTTTTCTGCTCGGCCAAACTTCTGACTTTACCGGAGTTCATTTAGATGGTTTTCTTTCGCTTGCATATCTAATCATCATCGGATCCCTTCTCTGTTACAGCGCCTACGTTTATTCCATTAAGCACTTGCCACCTGCCCGCGCAACCATCTATGCTTATATTAATCCCATCATTGCTGTTTTTCTTGGGTGGCTCGTGCTTGATGAGCGATTGAACCTGAACGTGGGCTTTGGGACAGCCATCACTATTGTCGGAGTTTACCTCGTAAATAATGAATTCAGAAAACAAGTAAATATAAGTTCAGGGAAGAATGTTAAAGAAAACACCAGAATACCTGAACTAATAGAAGAGAAGGGATCATTCACAACGCTACCGCTTGAAAAAGGGGAGCTGAAACGAGATTAA
- a CDS encoding DinB family protein has protein sequence MKKKLLLKKMEQLETSRQKLLAELEKEDKGIFHTKPAPDKWCIAQVFYHLNSSESISINYVQKKMLGGDSIKKTGVPAAFRSMLVKTVLRSGYKLKAPKLLGDMPEEVNYHKMVDSWNETRIRLSELIHSMPETLIEREVYYHPLAGRMNLLHMLEFFKDHFDHHLTQIDRLKKQ, from the coding sequence ATGAAAAAAAAGTTGCTGTTAAAAAAAATGGAGCAATTGGAAACGTCACGCCAAAAATTATTAGCAGAGCTTGAAAAAGAAGATAAAGGAATTTTTCATACAAAACCTGCACCTGATAAATGGTGTATTGCACAGGTTTTTTATCACCTCAACTCTTCAGAATCTATATCCATTAATTACGTTCAAAAAAAGATGTTGGGCGGTGATAGCATAAAAAAAACAGGAGTACCTGCAGCATTTAGATCCATGCTGGTAAAGACGGTACTTCGTTCAGGGTACAAGCTTAAAGCGCCAAAACTACTTGGAGATATGCCTGAAGAAGTTAATTACCATAAAATGGTTGATAGTTGGAATGAAACCCGAATCCGGTTAAGTGAGCTTATTCATTCAATGCCTGAAACTTTAATTGAGCGGGAGGTTTACTATCATCCGTTAGCCGGGAGAATGAACCTGCTGCACATGCTGGAATTTTTTAAAGATCATTTTGATCATCATTTAACACAGATCGACCGGTTAAAAAAACAGTAA
- a CDS encoding peptidylprolyl isomerase codes for MYLLPEKFPVQTKILLLLPALLFLSFKPKEKRYTVEIKTDFGIMKVMLYNETPKTRDNFLKLVNQHFYDSTLFHRVIKDFMIQGGDPDSKHAPSGMMLGNGDLEYTVPAEFNPAIIHKKGVIAMARDENPQKASSGCQFYIVQGKKITDEELEAIEQHNGIKYTAEQTETYKTSGGTPRLDQNYTVFGELYEGWNVLDSIAGIKTDGNDRPLQDLRMHIKEGKKIKIK; via the coding sequence ATGTATCTTTTACCTGAAAAATTTCCCGTTCAAACAAAAATTTTACTCCTTCTTCCTGCACTTTTATTTCTTTCTTTTAAGCCCAAGGAAAAGCGATATACTGTTGAGATTAAAACCGATTTCGGAATAATGAAAGTGATGCTGTATAATGAAACTCCAAAAACCCGTGATAACTTTCTAAAGCTGGTAAATCAGCACTTTTACGACAGCACGCTTTTTCACCGTGTAATCAAAGATTTTATGATCCAGGGCGGAGACCCGGATTCAAAGCATGCTCCTTCCGGAATGATGCTTGGGAATGGTGATTTGGAATATACTGTGCCCGCGGAATTTAATCCTGCAATTATCCATAAGAAAGGAGTGATTGCAATGGCACGTGATGAGAATCCACAAAAGGCATCAAGCGGGTGCCAGTTTTATATTGTGCAGGGAAAAAAGATAACAGATGAGGAACTGGAAGCGATTGAGCAGCATAATGGCATTAAGTATACGGCAGAACAAACAGAAACATATAAAACTTCAGGCGGTACTCCGCGTCTGGATCAGAATTATACGGTCTTTGGAGAACTCTACGAAGGATGGAATGTACTTGATAGTATTGCTGGTATTAAAACAGATGGAAATGATCGGCCATTGCAGGATTTAAGAATGCATATTAAAGAAGGTAAGAAAATTAAAATAAAATAA